The following proteins come from a genomic window of Vibrio vulnificus NBRC 15645 = ATCC 27562:
- a CDS encoding transporter substrate-binding domain-containing protein, translating to MNKLLFVVTTLLLSFLSHAATITAAQDPWAPFVQQNNANPGISVEIVIEAFKTQGHDVDFKIMPWTRALNEVKDGRVDVLVATWFTQERTSYLNYSQPYLENSLKFIKRSGDGFEYNGMDSLSGKNVGIIRNYGYGDEFLKATNFNKPEANDLVANAKKLLAKRIDLTLEDELVAKATLSGAGMNLSDFDFTNNALSVNPLHVTSGLANAKNGEIIEAFNKGLAEIKANGTFDKILMKYGIQ from the coding sequence ATGAATAAGCTCTTATTTGTTGTGACAACTCTATTGCTCTCTTTTTTGAGTCACGCAGCAACCATCACTGCCGCCCAAGACCCTTGGGCTCCGTTTGTGCAACAAAACAACGCCAACCCAGGTATTTCGGTGGAAATTGTTATCGAAGCCTTTAAAACCCAAGGGCACGATGTGGATTTTAAAATCATGCCGTGGACCAGAGCCTTGAATGAAGTCAAAGACGGACGGGTTGATGTCCTTGTCGCCACTTGGTTTACCCAAGAACGCACCTCATACCTCAACTACAGTCAGCCCTATCTGGAAAATTCACTCAAGTTTATCAAACGCAGTGGTGATGGATTTGAATACAATGGCATGGACAGTTTAAGTGGAAAAAACGTTGGTATTATTCGCAACTACGGTTATGGGGACGAGTTCCTAAAAGCCACTAATTTCAACAAACCCGAAGCGAACGACTTGGTGGCAAACGCAAAAAAATTGCTGGCCAAACGCATTGATTTAACCTTGGAAGATGAACTGGTGGCTAAAGCCACTCTGTCCGGTGCGGGCATGAATTTAAGTGATTTTGACTTTACCAATAACGCCCTTTCAGTCAATCCATTACACGTTACGTCAGGTTTAGCCAACGCCAAAAATGGTGAAATTATTGAGGCATTTAATAAGGGTCTCGCAGAGATCAAAGCAAACGGCACCTTTGACAAAATCCTGATGAAATACGGCATCCAATAA
- a CDS encoding condensation domain-containing protein: MTLNLDVSKLEAYRDGIPQQTIEPSLSVSEFEQRVWLYHQQHGDGRSQYASAYYLTGEVNMGKLVAALSQLSQDFPIFNQRYLFNDALGLTKQGVEASLLRVDIENVVSLEQAMQHLMALQNQPIALDDDAPIRFVLYSGDIDGVVLGVVTHQILSERMDWQSVFQRLSARYNQPSLKRDWEGASPGRSAHVGYTPLTPQRDIGNTCFAWLQSAQPDIVIEQSWPATPTHSPERSLLARKYRVSLQGSVLDDYGVSQPNKKEVLSVIAALFARYLAVNAHAQQFDLYLPYDVERRAFELNGAMIETGLIAVKVTDVFAPIERSSAEILAQLNLSREHYSASYHGQQGAALVTWLVDPSVHLQLDQVNAEKRLFAAAHPKFAVTLGVGLNCQGALVLELTLAADASPHIGAFMLEQFVALIGGKAARSLHLHESDNREPANISNTTMQTHEQTQAAVEAAILAEFRTALASQTMAADDDFFDFGGHSLIATRVIGRLLSDHGIEIHINDMFSFPSAKQLAQQARVYQAIVHQPSHFDAKAAVPSQRNPIALDKAPLSLAQNSLWKAMSKYASVGLNNIFNLPFALKFLDRVDEAAFGRAFHAILLRHTGLRTRFSTEDNQPYQQVIPVEKLADYQWFWTSQQSEGLPINDLLAQEAEYAFDLDNELPLRLRFVTDDADGAQYLSLLFHHIVLDEWSLNTMMDELALAYRCYVQGREPQWPMQPRPFHEFARKQRASDVNQAHLSYWLNKFEGLPWAEPIFPAHHPLSVEQQVECGEGGWVEIKIPQRVSRQLYVLAKARSASLFNVVYAAITASLRLLGAPEKLIVGTPAAGRLDADYFDTVGYFTTLGVQLVDFAGVKSIWQLIEQVKNSINDSMSYTDIPIDLIEEGLKGVDHGTEGHMFEVFIQLHAKNKFHGAFELSENERVRFQQVDPDKSESGLGLQFEVMEESIDGEQTLRVMMSYMNKNYSPAQVTLLSDVNRRLFEVFAECVAQDQDLDQLQEQVAVLEATACLAHKGA, encoded by the coding sequence ATGACGCTTAACCTGGATGTTTCCAAGCTGGAAGCCTATCGAGACGGTATCCCACAACAAACCATCGAGCCATCGCTTAGCGTGAGCGAGTTTGAGCAACGAGTTTGGCTGTATCACCAACAACATGGTGATGGACGTAGCCAGTATGCTTCCGCTTACTATCTGACTGGTGAAGTGAACATGGGTAAATTGGTGGCTGCGCTTTCTCAGTTGTCGCAAGATTTTCCCATTTTCAATCAGCGCTACCTGTTTAATGACGCGTTAGGTCTGACTAAGCAAGGGGTTGAAGCGAGTTTACTCCGTGTTGATATCGAGAATGTTGTTTCACTCGAACAGGCGATGCAGCATTTAATGGCGTTGCAAAACCAACCCATAGCCCTAGATGACGATGCGCCGATTCGTTTTGTCTTGTACAGCGGTGACATTGACGGTGTCGTGCTTGGCGTCGTGACGCACCAGATCCTCAGTGAGCGAATGGATTGGCAAAGTGTGTTCCAGCGTTTGAGTGCGCGCTACAACCAGCCGTCGTTGAAGCGCGATTGGGAAGGGGCTTCACCGGGCCGAAGTGCTCATGTCGGCTATACGCCTCTCACCCCTCAAAGGGATATCGGCAATACTTGCTTTGCATGGTTGCAAAGTGCGCAGCCTGACATTGTGATCGAGCAAAGTTGGCCAGCGACGCCAACGCATTCACCCGAGCGCTCGTTACTTGCTCGTAAGTATCGTGTTTCTCTACAAGGCAGTGTGCTGGATGACTATGGGGTGTCTCAACCGAATAAAAAAGAGGTGCTTTCTGTCATTGCCGCACTGTTTGCTCGCTATTTAGCGGTCAACGCCCACGCTCAACAGTTCGACTTATATCTGCCTTATGATGTGGAACGTCGAGCGTTTGAGCTTAATGGCGCGATGATTGAAACGGGGTTAATCGCGGTTAAGGTCACTGATGTATTCGCCCCGATTGAGCGCAGCAGTGCGGAAATACTGGCGCAGCTCAACCTAAGCCGCGAACATTATTCAGCCTCCTATCATGGTCAACAAGGGGCAGCCCTCGTTACTTGGCTGGTGGACCCTTCGGTGCATCTGCAATTGGATCAGGTCAACGCCGAAAAGCGTTTGTTTGCCGCGGCACATCCCAAGTTTGCGGTAACGTTAGGTGTGGGTCTCAATTGTCAGGGAGCATTGGTGCTGGAGCTAACACTGGCCGCTGATGCATCGCCACACATTGGCGCCTTTATGCTTGAGCAGTTTGTCGCCCTGATTGGAGGCAAAGCCGCCAGATCGTTGCATTTGCATGAGTCTGACAACCGCGAGCCAGCAAACATCAGTAACACCACGATGCAAACTCATGAGCAAACGCAAGCTGCGGTGGAAGCGGCGATCTTGGCAGAGTTTCGTACGGCGCTTGCGAGTCAAACGATGGCAGCTGACGATGACTTTTTTGATTTTGGTGGCCACTCCCTCATCGCGACCAGAGTGATTGGTCGACTGCTATCGGATCATGGCATAGAAATCCACATCAACGACATGTTCAGCTTCCCGAGTGCGAAACAGTTGGCGCAACAGGCGAGAGTATATCAGGCGATAGTGCATCAGCCGTCTCACTTCGACGCCAAGGCAGCAGTACCATCGCAGCGCAACCCCATCGCATTGGACAAAGCGCCTTTGTCATTGGCACAAAATTCTTTGTGGAAAGCGATGAGCAAATACGCCAGCGTTGGTCTCAACAATATCTTCAATTTGCCGTTTGCGCTGAAGTTTTTGGATCGTGTTGATGAAGCGGCATTTGGCCGGGCTTTCCATGCAATTTTGCTGCGCCACACTGGGCTGCGTACGCGATTTTCCACCGAAGACAACCAGCCATATCAACAAGTGATTCCGGTAGAAAAACTGGCAGACTATCAATGGTTTTGGACCTCGCAGCAAAGTGAAGGATTGCCGATTAACGACCTTTTGGCGCAAGAAGCCGAGTACGCGTTTGATCTGGACAACGAATTGCCCCTGCGGCTGAGGTTTGTGACGGACGATGCTGACGGAGCCCAGTACTTGTCTCTGCTGTTCCACCACATCGTACTGGATGAGTGGTCGTTGAACACCATGATGGATGAATTGGCGCTGGCTTATCGGTGTTATGTTCAAGGTCGCGAACCGCAGTGGCCAATGCAGCCACGACCGTTCCATGAGTTCGCCAGAAAACAACGTGCTTCCGATGTTAACCAAGCGCATTTATCCTACTGGCTGAACAAATTTGAAGGGCTGCCTTGGGCGGAGCCGATCTTTCCCGCTCATCATCCGTTAAGTGTTGAACAACAGGTCGAATGTGGTGAAGGCGGTTGGGTAGAAATAAAAATTCCTCAGCGCGTCAGTCGCCAGCTGTATGTTTTGGCTAAAGCGCGCAGTGCGTCGTTGTTCAACGTGGTGTATGCCGCTATTACCGCTTCATTACGCTTACTGGGTGCGCCTGAAAAGCTGATCGTCGGCACACCTGCCGCTGGCCGTTTGGATGCAGACTATTTTGATACGGTCGGGTATTTCACTACGCTAGGCGTGCAATTGGTCGATTTCGCTGGGGTCAAATCCATCTGGCAGTTGATTGAGCAGGTAAAAAACAGCATCAATGACTCTATGTCTTACACGGATATTCCTATTGATCTGATTGAAGAGGGCTTAAAAGGGGTTGACCACGGCACCGAAGGACATATGTTTGAAGTCTTCATTCAATTGCACGCCAAGAACAAGTTTCATGGTGCGTTTGAACTGTCTGAAAACGAGCGTGTCCGCTTCCAGCAAGTTGATCCAGACAAAAGTGAATCGGGTTTGGGGCTGCAGTTTGAAGTCATGGAAGAGAGCATTGATGGCGAGCAAACTCTGCGCGTGATGATGAGTTACATGAACAAAAATTACAGTCCAGCTCAAGTGACACTGCTTTCGGACGTCAATCGTCGCTTGTTTGAGGTGTTCGCTGAGTGTGTCGCGCAGGATCAGGATTTGGATCAGCTACAAGAACAAGTGGCGGTGTTAGAGGCAACAGCCTGTCTGGCACATAAAGGTGCGTAA
- a CDS encoding substrate-binding periplasmic protein: MKNKFLLIISVWLSFGAMANEKRVLEIVTLEYPPYIETRDDVVSGVAVTLVEHAFAKLQQPIKITVLPWARALNYVESGQADAIFTIFKTEQRERFADFSEQVLFRQNISLIQMDNGPVDASQIEQRAFKQRTLCVVNKVSYGAIMDGAINTNQFKSVIRQNSAEQCALMLSAGRVDLWVSNEFGARSVIASLGLSQQLEILMPPMQTTLSYIAFSKQNQHSELRQRFDLELLKMKQDGSYFQLIDDYFAALMEK, from the coding sequence GTGAAAAATAAATTCCTATTGATTATCTCAGTGTGGCTGTCGTTTGGCGCGATGGCGAATGAAAAGCGTGTGTTAGAAATCGTCACACTAGAGTACCCGCCTTACATAGAAACACGAGACGATGTGGTTTCGGGCGTTGCGGTCACTTTGGTAGAACATGCCTTTGCTAAACTGCAACAGCCGATAAAAATCACCGTGCTGCCTTGGGCAAGAGCATTGAACTATGTTGAATCGGGCCAAGCAGATGCCATTTTTACTATTTTTAAAACCGAGCAGAGGGAACGTTTTGCTGATTTCAGTGAACAAGTACTGTTCAGGCAAAATATCAGTTTAATTCAGATGGACAACGGGCCTGTTGATGCTAGCCAGATTGAGCAAAGAGCCTTCAAACAACGGACATTGTGTGTGGTGAACAAAGTCAGCTATGGGGCGATCATGGATGGCGCGATCAATACCAATCAGTTTAAATCGGTGATACGGCAAAATTCCGCTGAGCAGTGTGCGCTGATGCTCAGTGCAGGCCGTGTTGATTTGTGGGTGTCTAATGAGTTTGGTGCGCGAAGCGTGATTGCCTCTTTAGGGCTGTCGCAACAACTTGAGATTCTGATGCCACCGATGCAAACCACCCTCAGCTACATCGCGTTTTCCAAGCAAAATCAGCATAGTGAACTGCGCCAACGCTTTGACTTGGAGCTGCTCAAGATGAAACAAGATGGCAGTTACTTCCAGTTAATTGACGACTATTTTGCGGCTTTAATGGAAAAATAA
- a CDS encoding YggL family protein yields MKLDKVENKNRRLRKKLFLGEFAILGFEISCETDIHDFNRYDVFVDDFIDFIDAKGLCFGGGGLEHFEGFICAKERYESATEEQRAAVVEWLNARAEVKSVLVSDLADANYL; encoded by the coding sequence ATGAAACTAGATAAAGTGGAAAACAAAAATCGCCGCCTACGTAAAAAACTCTTTTTAGGTGAATTCGCTATTCTCGGTTTCGAGATCAGCTGTGAAACCGATATTCACGACTTTAATCGTTACGACGTGTTCGTTGATGACTTCATTGATTTTATTGACGCAAAAGGCCTGTGTTTTGGTGGTGGCGGTCTTGAGCACTTTGAAGGTTTCATCTGTGCGAAAGAGCGTTACGAAAGCGCAACTGAAGAACAGCGCGCCGCCGTTGTAGAATGGTTGAACGCACGTGCAGAAGTGAAATCTGTATTGGTAAGTGACCTAGCAGATGCGAACTACTTATAA
- a CDS encoding SGNH/GDSL hydrolase family protein, protein MFHRLICSLALGLCAASTLAQSLPATHHNLTFEGRNSKNYQDGSVEVNWPGSTLKTRFIGSHFALTMQGNGDYFDVLVDGKLSKTLMTQPNGVTETFEIFASESAQHVLLEVVKRTENYASMSRFLSVEHNGSLDGVWGHKPHILFIGDSISAGFGSESEKRECTWEEVYATSNARLAFPYQTGQQLNTTITQVSFSGLGLIRNWGGNQPHHNLTTYTDKVSAVYGLTLDYEDKFPNLIVVEVGTNDFSTDPQAHEPWSNIEEVKQAWTERMVEYVSELKHRYHEAPIILMPRPAYPYDYIIPATQDAIETLAQQEIHQVYSHTFVSPLEGCIWHPTAQEHREIATQLSQFIRQQALLTPPY, encoded by the coding sequence ATGTTTCATCGACTCATATGCAGCTTAGCGCTAGGACTTTGCGCCGCAAGCACACTCGCACAATCACTGCCAGCCACTCATCACAATCTCACTTTTGAAGGGCGAAACAGCAAAAATTATCAAGACGGTTCCGTTGAGGTCAATTGGCCAGGTTCAACGCTGAAAACACGCTTCATCGGCAGCCACTTTGCCCTCACCATGCAAGGGAATGGCGACTATTTTGATGTATTGGTTGACGGTAAGCTGAGCAAAACACTGATGACGCAACCCAATGGCGTGACGGAAACCTTCGAGATCTTTGCATCGGAAAGCGCGCAACATGTGTTGCTCGAAGTGGTTAAACGAACTGAAAACTACGCCAGCATGAGCCGTTTTCTCTCGGTTGAACACAACGGTTCACTAGACGGAGTGTGGGGACATAAGCCGCATATTCTCTTTATTGGAGATTCCATCAGCGCTGGCTTTGGCAGTGAATCAGAAAAAAGGGAATGTACATGGGAAGAAGTCTACGCCACCTCCAATGCGCGTTTGGCTTTTCCTTACCAAACGGGCCAGCAGCTCAACACAACCATTACTCAGGTGTCGTTCTCTGGGTTAGGGTTAATTCGTAACTGGGGAGGAAACCAACCACACCATAACCTCACCACCTACACAGACAAAGTATCCGCAGTCTATGGGCTAACACTCGATTATGAAGACAAGTTTCCCAATCTGATTGTGGTGGAAGTGGGCACCAACGATTTTAGTACCGATCCGCAAGCCCATGAACCTTGGAGCAACATTGAAGAGGTCAAACAAGCGTGGACCGAACGTATGGTGGAATATGTGAGTGAGTTGAAACACCGCTATCATGAGGCGCCGATCATTCTCATGCCGCGTCCTGCGTACCCGTATGACTACATTATTCCTGCAACTCAGGACGCCATAGAAACCTTGGCACAACAAGAGATCCATCAGGTTTATAGCCATACCTTTGTTTCACCACTTGAAGGCTGCATCTGGCACCCTACGGCGCAAGAACACCGCGAGATTGCCACACAACTTTCACAGTTTATTCGTCAACAAGCACTTTTGACGCCCCCATACTAA
- a CDS encoding methyl-accepting chemotaxis protein produces MKSLKVVFLLQVIFAVTLVLLVSAFIKYQDFKQSLTADLHTSVQNTSQRMSVSLPRAVWDFDLDTARTAISAELNLPEISAIQLTDTQGAELLFLRLEGQGENKKLTDVKNKQRYSEQQSLSRELTFLDYGEEKPVGTVKVFFDTAILEQKLRESLLLNIIELVVLDLIISIVIVAVLAATVLRPIRQLTEVIHDLSSGDGDLSNKLAPARFKEFDDITDGINTFTESLRVIVQDVSLSSVTLEEKARANGTAARTNADKLNQQRHQLTTVAAAATELNHSVSIVADTAAQTADQAHTATDLTHSVNEAIEKSASEIVNMREEMDHVNQEMHILVGEGDKITTVLNVINDISEQTNLLALNAAIEAARAGEQGRGFAVVADEVRNLAVKTSQSTEQIQKNIVALGNATNSVEQELSRIASLLEKTASRVSESQHSVNQVQELISIISDRNGQISQATEEQRQAVEEISQAIVEASEASNDVSSGAVQTAQRTEEVLSLSKNIAQHMKKFRT; encoded by the coding sequence GTGAAAAGTTTAAAAGTCGTCTTTCTGCTTCAAGTCATATTTGCAGTGACACTGGTGTTACTTGTTTCCGCTTTCATCAAGTATCAAGATTTTAAGCAAAGCCTCACCGCCGATCTGCATACCAGTGTACAAAACACCAGCCAGCGCATGTCCGTCAGCTTACCTAGAGCAGTATGGGATTTCGACCTCGACACGGCGCGCACTGCCATTTCTGCCGAACTCAATCTTCCTGAAATATCAGCGATTCAATTGACCGATACCCAAGGGGCAGAACTGCTGTTTTTGAGATTAGAGGGGCAAGGGGAAAACAAAAAACTCACCGATGTCAAAAACAAACAACGCTATTCTGAACAACAGAGCTTGTCACGCGAGTTAACCTTTCTCGATTATGGCGAAGAAAAGCCGGTCGGTACGGTGAAAGTCTTTTTTGACACGGCCATTTTGGAACAAAAACTGCGTGAGTCCCTATTACTCAACATCATTGAGCTCGTCGTTTTAGATCTGATCATTTCCATCGTTATTGTCGCGGTACTCGCGGCCACTGTGCTACGGCCAATTCGTCAGTTGACGGAGGTCATTCACGACCTCTCTTCTGGGGATGGCGATTTATCCAACAAGCTCGCACCAGCCCGTTTCAAAGAGTTTGATGACATTACCGATGGTATCAACACCTTCACTGAATCGCTTCGCGTGATTGTGCAAGACGTCAGTTTGTCATCGGTGACGTTGGAAGAGAAAGCCCGCGCTAACGGTACAGCGGCCAGAACCAATGCCGACAAGCTTAACCAGCAACGCCACCAGCTGACGACCGTCGCCGCCGCCGCGACAGAGCTAAACCATTCGGTCTCTATCGTTGCCGATACAGCGGCGCAAACCGCTGACCAAGCCCATACCGCGACCGATCTTACCCACAGCGTTAATGAGGCGATCGAAAAATCTGCCAGCGAAATTGTCAATATGCGTGAAGAAATGGATCACGTGAATCAAGAAATGCACATTCTTGTTGGAGAAGGTGACAAGATCACCACCGTCCTCAATGTCATCAACGACATTTCTGAGCAGACCAACCTGCTGGCGCTCAATGCGGCAATTGAAGCGGCCCGAGCAGGTGAACAGGGCCGAGGCTTCGCGGTCGTCGCCGATGAAGTGCGTAATTTGGCAGTGAAAACCAGTCAATCCACCGAACAGATCCAAAAGAACATCGTTGCTTTGGGCAACGCCACCAACTCGGTAGAACAAGAGCTGAGCCGTATCGCCTCGTTGCTGGAAAAGACCGCCAGTCGTGTGAGTGAATCGCAACACTCGGTCAATCAAGTACAGGAGTTGATCAGCATTATCTCGGATCGCAATGGGCAAATATCCCAAGCCACCGAGGAACAAAGGCAAGCTGTGGAAGAGATCAGCCAAGCGATCGTCGAAGCGTCTGAAGCTTCCAATGATGTTTCCTCAGGAGCGGTCCAAACCGCGCAACGAACAGAAGAGGTGCTCAGCCTGAGTAAAAACATCGCACAGCACATGAAAAAATTCAGAACCTAG
- a CDS encoding 4'-phosphopantetheinyl transferase family protein, which translates to MWISEPTTLSLGGYTVWQRQFEASSFLPNSAQAWQIALPDSLQQASSKRRAEFVAGRVVARDALVALKSPSYHVLVGEHRAPQWPSGWLGSISHTNHTAVCVARKMHKHAKLGIDMEKFVSERAAKEIMPLILVIPQERALVASTDWPIHRLVTLIFSAKESLFKAIYPTVGRYLEFAHSYVEEIDLHRGKLTLRLCRGAEQNMLQKRFTAFFHLYDDRVVTLVSENDQTL; encoded by the coding sequence ATGTGGATCTCAGAACCCACCACATTGAGTTTAGGCGGATACACGGTTTGGCAACGTCAGTTTGAGGCGTCTAGCTTTCTGCCCAACAGTGCGCAAGCGTGGCAGATCGCGTTGCCAGATTCACTGCAGCAGGCAAGTAGCAAGCGTCGGGCGGAGTTTGTGGCTGGGCGCGTGGTCGCGCGTGATGCGTTAGTGGCGCTTAAAAGTCCTTCATATCATGTTTTGGTGGGGGAACACCGAGCACCGCAATGGCCGTCAGGCTGGCTTGGCAGCATATCGCATACCAATCACACTGCGGTTTGTGTGGCAAGAAAAATGCACAAACATGCAAAACTTGGTATTGATATGGAGAAGTTTGTAAGTGAACGTGCAGCAAAGGAAATTATGCCGCTGATTTTGGTGATACCACAAGAGCGGGCTTTGGTGGCATCGACGGATTGGCCAATCCATCGTTTGGTGACCTTGATTTTTTCTGCCAAAGAAAGCTTATTTAAAGCGATTTATCCGACAGTCGGTCGTTACTTGGAATTCGCCCATTCCTACGTAGAGGAGATCGATCTTCATCGCGGTAAGCTGACGTTACGTTTGTGTCGAGGGGCAGAACAAAACATGCTTCAGAAGCGGTTTACGGCTTTTTTTCATCTGTATGATGACAGGGTGGTTACCCTAGTGAGTGAAAACGATCAAACACTTTAA
- a CDS encoding PhoX family protein, producing MSKETFDATRYNQSKNKPFEEVLEASLSRRNILKGGLGISAMTAFGAFGLAGCNSSSNSGSVAGGASGTQSQAVLNFDSIAGSLTDAVSVPNGYKAQVLVPWGTPLNGNASAWQADGSNTAEDQLNALGMHHDGMHFFPINGNPNDGLLCVNHEYIDLAALHPAGPTVLNGARTVVDEVRKEINAHGVSVVRIQLDNDVWKMVDSDPLNRRYTGATVMDISGPMAYSSHLVTRFSPDGSQARGTLNNCGNGYTPWGTYLTCEENWPGYFINTGTRTAEQDRIGIDGSGTTRYAWETLAGDAEERLDEFTRFNLLPTGASAQDDYRNEANGHGYIVEIDPYTANSRAKKRTALGRFRHEGCTFGKLVAGKPVVFYSGHDSRFEYLYKFESKALWDASDANPSHRLATGDKYMDEGILYVARFNEDGSGSWLPLTLSSVTISGGTLADHFSTLADIILNTAGAADLVGATPMDRPEWCTVDPFTGTVYLTLTNNSKRTEANPANPRLNNKFGHVIRWDEGASATEFSWDIFVFGSPANGDAETNRSGLTDLNQFASPDGLAFDGRGILWIQTDNGAGEVTSYTNDQMLAVVPSRMVDETGAQTQVNASNQAQLKRFFVGPNGCEVTGFAISPDYKSLFVNIQHPGNWPYSDNAAEETPAGMTLRPRAATVVIRREDGGEIAL from the coding sequence ATGAGTAAGGAAACCTTCGACGCGACTCGCTACAACCAAAGCAAAAACAAACCTTTTGAGGAGGTGTTAGAAGCGAGTTTATCCCGTCGCAACATTTTGAAAGGTGGTTTAGGCATTAGTGCTATGACAGCCTTTGGCGCATTTGGCCTCGCCGGTTGCAACAGCTCTTCAAACAGCGGAAGTGTCGCAGGTGGTGCTTCTGGTACTCAATCTCAAGCTGTTTTGAATTTTGACTCTATTGCAGGATCACTCACCGATGCCGTGAGCGTTCCAAATGGCTACAAAGCACAAGTGTTGGTGCCATGGGGTACACCTTTAAATGGCAATGCCAGCGCGTGGCAAGCGGATGGCAGCAACACCGCAGAAGACCAACTCAATGCATTGGGCATGCACCATGATGGCATGCATTTCTTCCCGATCAATGGCAATCCAAACGACGGTTTGCTGTGCGTGAACCACGAGTACATCGATCTCGCGGCTTTGCATCCAGCGGGTCCGACGGTGCTTAACGGTGCGCGTACTGTTGTTGATGAAGTACGTAAAGAGATCAACGCTCACGGGGTCTCAGTGGTTCGAATCCAACTCGACAATGATGTGTGGAAAATGGTCGACAGTGATCCATTGAATCGCCGTTATACCGGTGCAACGGTCATGGACATCTCAGGCCCAATGGCTTATTCCTCTCACCTCGTTACCCGTTTTTCACCCGACGGCAGTCAGGCGCGCGGCACACTGAACAACTGCGGCAACGGTTATACCCCTTGGGGCACTTACCTTACGTGTGAAGAAAACTGGCCTGGCTATTTCATTAACACAGGAACGCGTACCGCAGAACAAGATCGCATTGGTATTGATGGTTCCGGTACCACTCGTTATGCATGGGAAACGTTGGCAGGCGATGCCGAGGAGCGTTTAGACGAGTTCACCCGATTCAACTTGTTGCCAACGGGCGCCTCTGCGCAAGATGATTATCGTAATGAAGCCAATGGTCACGGCTATATTGTGGAAATTGACCCTTACACCGCCAATTCACGCGCGAAAAAACGCACGGCACTGGGCCGTTTTCGCCATGAAGGGTGTACCTTTGGCAAGCTTGTTGCGGGCAAGCCGGTGGTGTTTTATTCCGGCCACGATTCTCGTTTTGAATACCTCTACAAGTTTGAATCAAAAGCGTTGTGGGATGCTAGCGACGCCAATCCAAGCCACCGTTTAGCGACCGGAGACAAGTACATGGACGAAGGAATCTTGTATGTCGCGCGTTTTAATGAAGATGGCAGTGGCTCTTGGTTGCCACTCACTTTAAGCAGTGTGACCATCTCGGGCGGTACTTTGGCCGACCATTTTTCAACGCTGGCGGACATTATTTTAAACACCGCGGGTGCGGCAGATCTGGTTGGTGCTACGCCAATGGATAGACCTGAGTGGTGCACGGTAGATCCATTTACGGGTACGGTATACCTCACGCTGACCAACAACAGCAAACGTACCGAAGCGAACCCGGCCAACCCACGCCTAAACAACAAGTTTGGTCATGTGATTCGTTGGGATGAAGGGGCGAGTGCCACAGAATTTAGTTGGGATATCTTTGTCTTTGGTTCACCAGCGAACGGCGATGCAGAAACAAACCGTTCTGGGTTAACCGATTTAAACCAGTTTGCCAGCCCTGATGGTTTGGCGTTTGACGGCCGCGGGATCTTGTGGATTCAAACCGATAACGGTGCGGGTGAAGTGACCAGTTATACCAACGATCAAATGTTGGCGGTGGTGCCTTCACGCATGGTGGATGAAACGGGCGCGCAAACACAAGTCAATGCGTCTAACCAAGCGCAGTTGAAACGCTTCTTTGTTGGACCGAATGGTTGTGAAGTGACTGGCTTTGCCATCAGTCCAGATTACAAATCGCTGTTTGTGAATATCCAACATCCAGGCAATTGGCCATACAGCGATAATGCGGCTGAAGAAACGCCAGCAGGTATGACCTTGCGCCCACGTGCAGCGACGGTGGTGATTCGCCGCGAAGACGGTGGTGAGATCGCACTATAA